A genomic stretch from Deinococcus radiotolerans includes:
- a CDS encoding M50 family metallopeptidase: MNVVQGIAAALTPLGLLWTVLIIGVATFLHELAHYALARRQGVAVHSFSVGMGPVLLRRMWRGTEWRLSLLPIGGYVEIDGMSPEEDGQGGYRQPTRGFAALPVWGKVAILLAGPLTNLLLAIGLMTVSFSSQGVAVPDRARIEEVVPGSRAQTLVLRVGDVITAIDGQDIPETAQVNGQTVAGWEGVRDVLTKAGPHTFTVVRDGQSRDVRFDWTPTVGGQKQLLGIRYAPDVQPVSVGAAFVRAWQVTGEAVPQVIKSFAGLFQRFFTLNFTRDENVSGPIGTAEIVSRAAAVSPWALVQVAILLNLSLAFFNLIPIPGLDGGRIVLAFVGALRGRPLTFQQEQAINFAGFAFVMLLMAFVVVRDVSRFF, from the coding sequence GTGAACGTCGTGCAGGGCATCGCGGCGGCTCTGACGCCGCTGGGCCTGCTGTGGACAGTGCTGATCATCGGCGTGGCGACGTTCCTGCACGAACTGGCGCACTACGCGCTGGCGCGGCGGCAGGGCGTGGCGGTGCACTCCTTCAGCGTGGGGATGGGCCCGGTGCTGCTGCGGCGCATGTGGCGCGGCACCGAGTGGCGCCTGAGCCTGCTGCCCATCGGCGGGTACGTGGAGATCGACGGCATGTCCCCCGAGGAGGACGGCCAGGGCGGCTACCGCCAGCCCACGCGCGGCTTTGCGGCGCTGCCGGTGTGGGGCAAGGTGGCGATCCTGCTGGCCGGGCCGCTGACGAACCTGCTGCTGGCGATCGGCCTGATGACCGTGTCGTTCAGTTCGCAGGGCGTCGCGGTGCCCGACCGCGCCCGCATCGAGGAGGTCGTGCCCGGCAGCCGCGCGCAGACGCTGGTCCTGCGCGTGGGAGACGTCATCACCGCCATTGACGGGCAGGACATCCCGGAGACCGCGCAGGTGAACGGGCAGACGGTGGCCGGGTGGGAGGGCGTGCGGGACGTGCTGACGAAGGCCGGCCCCCATACCTTCACGGTGGTGCGCGATGGGCAGAGTCGCGACGTGCGCTTCGACTGGACCCCCACCGTCGGCGGCCAGAAACAGCTGCTGGGCATCCGCTACGCGCCGGACGTGCAGCCCGTCAGTGTCGGCGCGGCGTTCGTGCGCGCGTGGCAGGTGACCGGTGAGGCTGTCCCGCAGGTCATCAAGTCCTTCGCGGGGCTGTTTCAGCGCTTCTTCACCCTGAACTTCACCCGCGACGAGAACGTGAGTGGGCCCATCGGCACCGCCGAGATCGTCTCCCGCGCCGCCGCCGTCAGCCCCTGGGCCCTGGTGCAGGTCGCGATCCTGCTGAACCTGTCCCTGGCATTCTTCAACCTGATCCCCATCCCCGGCCTGGACGGCGGGCGCATCGTGCTGGCGTTCGTGGGCGCGCTGCGCGGCCGCCCGCTGACCTTCCAGCAGGAGCAGGCGATCAACTTCGCGGGCTTCGCGTTCGTGATGCTCCTGATGGCCTTCGTGGTCGTCCGGGACGTCAGCCGCTTCTTCTGA
- the rpsB gene encoding 30S ribosomal protein S2: MSYISMKQLLEAGVHFGHETKRWNPRFKRFIFAERNGIFIIDLQKTLKQVDRSFDFIKELSERGGVILFVGTKKQAQEIVELEARRTGMPFVTSRWLGGMLTNFKTMRTRIDRLNELDDLFESERVNDRTKAERIKLAAERERLQRFVGGIRKMTRLPDAIFVVDPTKEVIAVQEANKLGIPVIALADTDSDPDVIDYIVPGNDDAIRSIQLITHRIGDLLVEARGGGEDVGAAEGAEQTEATEQAEA; this comes from the coding sequence ATGTCGTACATCAGCATGAAGCAGCTGCTGGAAGCCGGAGTTCACTTCGGTCACGAAACCAAGCGCTGGAACCCCCGGTTCAAGCGCTTCATCTTCGCCGAGCGCAACGGCATCTTCATCATCGACCTGCAGAAGACCCTCAAGCAGGTCGACCGCAGCTTCGACTTCATCAAGGAACTCTCCGAGCGCGGCGGCGTCATCCTGTTCGTCGGCACGAAGAAGCAGGCCCAGGAGATCGTGGAGCTCGAGGCGCGCCGCACCGGCATGCCCTTCGTCACCAGCCGCTGGCTGGGCGGCATGCTCACGAACTTCAAGACCATGCGCACCCGCATTGACCGCCTGAACGAACTCGACGATCTGTTCGAGTCCGAGCGCGTCAACGACCGCACCAAGGCCGAGCGCATCAAGCTGGCCGCCGAGCGCGAGCGCCTCCAGCGTTTCGTGGGTGGCATCCGCAAGATGACCCGCCTGCCCGACGCGATCTTCGTGGTGGACCCCACCAAGGAAGTCATTGCCGTGCAGGAAGCGAACAAGCTCGGGATTCCCGTGATCGCCCTGGCCGACACCGACAGTGACCCGGATGTCATCGACTACATCGTGCCCGGCAATGACGACGCGATCCGCAGCATCCAGCTGATCACCCACCGCATCGGTGACCTGCTGGTCGAGGCGCGTGGCGGCGGCGAGGACGTCGGCGCGGCCGAAGGCGCCGAGCAGACCGAAGCCACCGAGCAGGCCGAAGCTTAA
- a CDS encoding DUF4127 family protein, producing the protein MPLALLGAADAQTLLPLDSRPATRVLPALIGGLRGDVLRVPDAALLGTAARGADPAALGAWLDAQPRTGPLIVSLDALAYGGLVQSRTSPLTAQEALARLEPLRTWTERTGQPVYAFVTLPREPDATDRARNLEVVRAVIGWAREGRLKELDVTWDDALPGSPAPQEGAALAQDAPANVRVYPGADEVLSMLTARALAPEAATVRVEYSDPDAAKQVMKYEGIPLTQSAANHAQGSGFQVVEGRADLTLYVFNGGDPRRAALRVSSLLRAGRVAVADVAQVNLGNPRFWSDLRTLRQHANLQALAAWGTPGNNLGTALAHAKLARGADPVRQDALLAREFANDVIYSSEVRAQLRRLIPEAQLNTPQAQEALMQLASGFFPLRVGDTYTLSGADLPWGRSFEWDFTLDQQP; encoded by the coding sequence ATGCCCCTCGCGCTGCTGGGCGCGGCGGACGCGCAGACGCTGCTGCCCCTGGATTCCCGCCCCGCCACGCGGGTGCTGCCCGCCCTGATAGGGGGTCTGCGCGGCGACGTCCTGCGCGTGCCGGACGCGGCGCTGCTGGGTACGGCGGCGCGCGGCGCGGACCCGGCGGCGCTGGGCGCGTGGCTGGACGCGCAGCCGCGCACGGGGCCGCTGATCGTGTCGCTGGACGCCCTGGCGTACGGGGGGCTGGTGCAGTCCCGCACGAGCCCGCTGACGGCGCAGGAGGCGCTGGCGCGGCTGGAGCCGCTGCGCACCTGGACCGAGCGGACGGGCCAGCCGGTGTACGCGTTCGTCACGCTGCCGCGCGAGCCAGACGCCACCGACCGCGCGCGCAATCTGGAGGTCGTGCGCGCCGTGATCGGCTGGGCGCGCGAGGGCCGCCTGAAGGAACTGGACGTCACCTGGGACGACGCGCTGCCCGGCAGTCCCGCCCCGCAGGAGGGCGCCGCGCTGGCGCAGGACGCCCCGGCGAACGTGCGCGTGTACCCCGGCGCGGACGAGGTACTGTCCATGCTGACCGCCCGCGCCCTGGCCCCGGAGGCGGCGACGGTCCGAGTGGAGTACAGCGATCCCGACGCGGCGAAGCAGGTCATGAAGTACGAGGGGATTCCCCTGACGCAGAGTGCCGCCAACCACGCGCAGGGCAGCGGCTTTCAGGTGGTGGAGGGCAGGGCCGACCTGACGCTGTACGTGTTCAACGGCGGCGACCCGCGCCGCGCGGCCCTGCGGGTCAGCAGCCTGCTGCGCGCCGGGCGGGTCGCGGTGGCGGACGTGGCGCAGGTGAACCTGGGCAACCCACGCTTCTGGTCGGACCTGCGCACGTTGCGCCAGCACGCCAACCTCCAGGCGCTGGCGGCGTGGGGGACGCCGGGGAACAACCTCGGCACGGCGCTGGCGCACGCGAAACTGGCGCGCGGGGCCGACCCGGTGCGGCAGGACGCCCTGCTGGCCCGCGAGTTCGCCAACGACGTGATCTACAGCTCCGAGGTGCGCGCGCAGCTGCGCAGGCTGATTCCCGAAGCGCAGCTGAACACCCCGCAGGCGCAGGAGGCCCTGATGCAGCTGGCCAGCGGGTTCTTCCCGCTGCGCGTGGGGGACACGTACACCCTGAGCGGCGCGGATCTCCCGTGGGGCCGCTCGTTCGAGTGGGACTTCACACTGGATCAGCAGCCCTGA
- a CDS encoding phosphatidate cytidylyltransferase, translating into MESLSSRVLTSVVGFALLSVIVWIGWVALLPALIVVALMCLFEYIRMLDRNDIDVRRVSLGVFTVAIMVASLPLWPHAPWPGGSWREAVLTVALGYMLVVEVIRPGERPLERIVYSMFGLLYIPWLMGYFLMLRYSPDAGDGLLYFALPLLATFAADIGGYFVGHFFGRRKLAPEVSPGKTVEGSVGGLAFSFLVVLALTTLTHVWTPFEALLYSILVASASQLGDLSESLLKRALKTKDSGSSLPGHGGFLDRVDSLLFAVPATYLFLNISVFTR; encoded by the coding sequence GTGGAATCGCTGAGCAGCCGCGTCCTGACGAGCGTGGTGGGCTTCGCGCTCCTGAGCGTGATCGTGTGGATCGGCTGGGTGGCGCTGCTGCCCGCGCTGATCGTCGTGGCCCTGATGTGCCTGTTCGAGTACATCCGCATGCTGGACCGCAACGACATCGACGTGCGCCGCGTGAGCCTGGGCGTGTTCACGGTCGCGATCATGGTAGCCAGCCTGCCGCTGTGGCCGCACGCGCCGTGGCCCGGCGGGTCGTGGCGCGAGGCGGTGCTGACGGTCGCGCTGGGCTACATGCTGGTCGTGGAGGTCATCCGGCCTGGCGAGCGGCCCCTGGAGCGCATCGTGTACTCGATGTTCGGCCTGCTGTACATCCCGTGGCTGATGGGGTACTTCCTGATGCTGCGCTACAGCCCGGACGCTGGGGACGGCCTGCTGTACTTCGCGCTGCCGCTGCTGGCGACCTTCGCGGCGGATATCGGCGGGTACTTCGTGGGGCACTTCTTCGGGCGGCGCAAGCTCGCGCCGGAGGTCAGTCCCGGCAAGACCGTGGAGGGCTCGGTGGGCGGGCTGGCGTTCAGCTTCCTGGTGGTGCTGGCCCTGACGACCCTCACGCACGTGTGGACGCCGTTCGAGGCGCTGCTGTACTCGATTCTGGTCGCCAGCGCCAGTCAGTTGGGCGACCTGTCCGAAAGCCTGCTCAAGCGGGCGCTGAAGACCAAGGACAGCGGCAGCAGCCTGCCCGGCCACGGGGGATTCCTCGACCGGGTGGACAGCCTGCTGTTCGCGGTGCCCGCCACGTACCTGTTCCTGAACATCAGCGTCTTCACCCGCTAA
- the tsf gene encoding translation elongation factor Ts has protein sequence MLESIKKLRELTGAGMMDVKKALADADNNEEKAIALLRERGIAKAVKKGDREAKEGIVRFAVDGNRAAIVEVNSETDFVARNSDFQAVVEKLAQAALAAKTSDLDTFKAYTVDGETVADLVAATAGKIGENIVLNKVAYLEGSTVAGYVHSNGKIGVLVDVEGGSEAQAKDVALHVAAERPQFLTRDEVDSSDIEKEREILTNKALNEGKPQQIVEKIVEGQIGKFYSEKVLPEQAFVKDNSLTVAKYLGGATVKRFVRFEIGA, from the coding sequence ATGCTGGAATCGATCAAGAAACTCCGCGAACTGACCGGCGCGGGCATGATGGACGTCAAGAAGGCCCTCGCTGACGCCGACAACAACGAAGAGAAGGCCATTGCCCTGCTGCGCGAGCGCGGCATCGCCAAGGCCGTCAAGAAGGGCGACCGCGAAGCCAAGGAAGGCATCGTGCGCTTCGCCGTGGACGGCAACCGCGCCGCCATCGTCGAAGTGAACAGCGAGACCGACTTCGTCGCCCGCAACAGCGACTTCCAGGCCGTCGTCGAGAAGCTCGCGCAGGCCGCGCTGGCAGCCAAGACCAGCGATCTGGACACCTTCAAGGCGTACACCGTGGACGGCGAGACCGTCGCCGACCTGGTCGCCGCGACCGCCGGCAAGATCGGTGAGAACATCGTCCTGAACAAGGTCGCGTACCTCGAGGGCAGCACCGTCGCCGGCTACGTGCACAGCAACGGCAAGATCGGCGTGCTCGTGGACGTCGAGGGTGGCAGCGAAGCCCAGGCCAAGGACGTGGCCCTGCACGTCGCTGCCGAGCGCCCCCAGTTCCTCACCCGTGACGAAGTGGACTCCAGCGACATCGAAAAAGAGCGCGAGATCCTCACGAACAAGGCGCTGAACGAAGGCAAGCCCCAGCAGATCGTCGAGAAGATCGTCGAGGGTCAGATCGGCAAGTTCTACTCTGAGAAGGTCCTGCCCGAGCAGGCGTTCGTGAAGGACAACAGCCTGACCGTCGCCAAGTACCTGGGCGGCGCGACCGTGAAGCGCTTCGTCCGCTTCGAGATCGGCGCTTAA
- the frr gene encoding ribosome recycling factor, with amino-acid sequence MADMKTIQADTREKMGKAIESLENNLSVLRTGRANPGILKKIIVDYYGSTMPIDQVASITTPDARTLVITPWDRGALNPIEKAIRDSDLGLNPNNKGDTIFISLPMLTEERRRDLVKNAKSYSEDARIAVRNIRKHALDEVKKVEGIGDDEIKRGEADVQKITDEFIARVDQTFQKKEQEILG; translated from the coding sequence ATGGCTGACATGAAAACCATCCAGGCCGACACCCGCGAGAAGATGGGCAAGGCCATCGAATCGCTTGAAAATAACCTCTCGGTGCTGCGCACGGGCCGCGCCAACCCCGGCATCCTGAAGAAGATCATCGTGGACTACTACGGCAGCACCATGCCCATCGATCAGGTGGCGAGTATCACCACGCCCGACGCCCGCACGCTGGTCATCACGCCCTGGGACCGCGGGGCGCTGAACCCGATCGAGAAAGCCATCCGCGACAGCGACCTGGGCCTGAACCCCAACAACAAGGGCGACACGATCTTCATCAGCCTGCCCATGCTGACCGAGGAGCGCCGACGTGACCTCGTGAAGAACGCCAAGAGCTACTCGGAGGACGCCCGCATCGCCGTGCGCAACATCCGCAAGCACGCGCTGGACGAGGTCAAGAAGGTCGAGGGCATCGGCGACGACGAGATCAAGCGCGGCGAGGCCGACGTGCAGAAAATCACCGACGAGTTCATCGCGCGCGTGGACCAGACCTTCCAGAAGAAGGAGCAGGAAATCCTCGGGTGA
- the pyrH gene encoding UMP kinase, whose translation MFKRVLLKLSGEFLAGESGFGISPETTAALARRITDALDGTDIELSIVIGGGNLWRGARNGQGMDPATADYIGMLGTVMNAMALQDAMESAGRPTRVMSAIQMAAVAEPYIRRRAIRHLEKGRVVIFGGGNGAPFFTTDTTSTLRALEVGADVVLMAKNKVDGVYDSDPRKNPDAKFIEQATHLQVVEQRLEVMDATALTLCMDKNLPIVVFDLFQDGNLPRLFRGERVGTLIQS comes from the coding sequence ATGTTCAAGCGTGTCCTGTTGAAGTTATCTGGTGAGTTCCTGGCTGGCGAGTCGGGCTTCGGGATCAGCCCCGAGACGACGGCCGCGCTGGCCCGGCGCATCACGGACGCGCTGGACGGCACCGACATCGAACTGTCGATCGTGATCGGCGGCGGGAACCTGTGGCGCGGGGCGCGCAACGGGCAGGGCATGGACCCGGCCACCGCCGACTACATCGGCATGCTGGGCACCGTGATGAACGCCATGGCCCTCCAGGACGCCATGGAGAGCGCCGGGCGGCCCACCCGGGTCATGAGCGCCATCCAGATGGCGGCCGTGGCCGAGCCGTACATCCGCCGCCGCGCGATCCGCCACCTGGAAAAGGGCCGCGTCGTGATCTTCGGCGGGGGGAACGGCGCGCCGTTCTTCACGACCGACACGACCAGCACCCTGCGCGCCCTGGAAGTCGGGGCGGACGTCGTGCTGATGGCGAAGAACAAGGTGGACGGCGTGTACGACAGCGACCCCCGCAAGAACCCGGACGCGAAGTTCATCGAGCAGGCCACGCACCTCCAGGTGGTCGAGCAGCGCCTGGAAGTCATGGACGCCACCGCCCTGACGCTGTGCATGGACAAGAATCTGCCCATCGTGGTGTTCGACCTGTTCCAGGACGGCAACCTGCCGCGCCTGTTCCGGGGCGAGCGGGTCGGGACGCTCATTCAGAGCTGA
- a CDS encoding ABC transporter permease → MKASDLWRLAWRGLTRRRVRTFLTALGITVAVASMVIFLSLGEGIRKVFTSELGGIGPDIQVSLTPLSQGLALHPNLPQDTVGQLQALAPELGLQTVTPVVMAVRGGLDPTQSVVLYGLPASGGIGAVFPNTALAQGRLLLPADEQTGAAVVGAKAAQNLRLGLGSTLNLNRRASVKVVGVLAPQSGLVDNFIFMPLTPLQRSEGAEGRVSLVAVKLNDPRQARAVATSISDRLNLEAATQSDFLSFIERALRISDAVRFGISLIALIVGGLAVANTVMMGVFERTREFATLRAIGARPAFVRALVLAESLLLSLVGGVGGVLLGLVGIVVVNLYTQQLAGIDAAALTPRLTLLALGISFLLGLLSGLLPARNASRLSITDALGRV, encoded by the coding sequence ATGAAAGCCAGTGACCTGTGGCGACTCGCGTGGCGCGGCCTGACCCGCCGCCGGGTGCGCACCTTCCTGACCGCGCTGGGCATCACGGTGGCGGTCGCCAGCATGGTGATCTTCCTGTCCCTGGGCGAGGGCATCCGCAAGGTGTTCACCAGCGAACTGGGCGGCATCGGCCCGGACATCCAGGTGAGCCTCACGCCGCTCTCGCAGGGACTGGCGCTGCACCCGAACCTCCCGCAGGACACCGTGGGGCAGCTCCAGGCGCTCGCGCCGGAACTGGGCCTCCAGACGGTCACGCCGGTCGTGATGGCCGTGCGGGGCGGCCTGGACCCCACCCAGAGCGTCGTGCTGTACGGCCTGCCCGCCAGCGGCGGGATCGGCGCGGTCTTCCCGAATACGGCGCTCGCCCAGGGCCGCCTGCTGCTCCCCGCCGACGAGCAGACCGGCGCGGCCGTCGTCGGCGCCAAGGCCGCGCAGAACCTGCGGCTGGGCCTGGGCAGCACCCTGAACCTCAACCGCCGCGCCAGCGTGAAGGTCGTGGGCGTGCTGGCGCCGCAGTCCGGGCTGGTGGACAACTTCATCTTCATGCCGCTGACGCCTCTGCAGCGCAGCGAGGGCGCCGAGGGCCGCGTGTCGCTGGTCGCCGTGAAACTGAACGACCCCCGGCAGGCCCGCGCGGTCGCCACGAGCATCAGTGACCGCCTGAACCTGGAGGCCGCCACGCAGTCGGACTTCCTGAGCTTCATCGAGCGGGCGCTGCGCATCAGCGACGCCGTGCGCTTCGGCATCTCCCTGATTGCACTCATTGTGGGCGGACTGGCGGTCGCGAACACCGTCATGATGGGCGTGTTTGAACGCACCCGCGAGTTCGCCACGCTGCGCGCCATCGGGGCGCGGCCCGCGTTCGTGCGCGCGCTGGTGCTGGCCGAGTCGCTTCTGCTGTCCTTGGTGGGTGGCGTGGGCGGCGTCCTGCTGGGGCTCGTGGGCATCGTGGTCGTGAATCTGTACACCCAGCAGCTCGCCGGGATCGACGCGGCGGCCCTCACACCCCGCCTGACGCTGCTCGCGCTGGGCATCAGCTTCCTGCTGGGTCTGCTCTCGGGCCTGCTGCCCGCCCGGAACGCCAGTCGCCTGAGCATCACCGACGCCCTCGGGAGGGTCTGA
- the dxr gene encoding 1-deoxy-D-xylulose-5-phosphate reductoisomerase, with translation MSLSEGAGRGIVVLGSTGSIGTQTLDVARERGWRVTALAAGRNLELLAAQVREFQPELVSVDAGVLAQAREALPGVRVIADPAEVAGVPTGVVVNAMSGLIGLSPTRAALEAGQAVALATKEAMVTAAHLMWEAASLGGGRVVPIDSEHTGVFQCLTGEDMADVAEVILTASGGPFREGPADLSGVTPEQALRHPSWSMGPKVTIDSATLMNKGLEVMECASLYGLPLSQVGVVVHPQSLIHAAVRFRDGSLKAQFGPTDMRLPIAYAVDAAPTGMTRPGDVRGARRGREVGTHLGWPMRGTWEFREPDLDRFPCLGLAYRAGEAGGLLPVALNAADEVAVDAFLAGQIGFTNIPKLLERVLDDTPAGTLTWDTLAETDAWARARARELAGAGVQA, from the coding sequence ATGAGTCTTTCCGAGGGTGCGGGGCGCGGGATCGTGGTGCTGGGCAGTACCGGCAGCATCGGCACGCAGACGCTGGACGTGGCGCGGGAGCGCGGCTGGCGGGTGACGGCGCTGGCCGCCGGGCGCAACCTGGAGCTGCTGGCCGCGCAGGTGCGGGAGTTCCAGCCCGAACTGGTCAGCGTGGACGCGGGCGTGCTGGCGCAGGCGCGGGAGGCGCTGCCGGGCGTGCGCGTGATCGCCGACCCGGCCGAGGTGGCGGGCGTGCCGACCGGGGTGGTCGTGAACGCCATGAGCGGCCTGATCGGCCTGTCGCCCACCCGCGCGGCGCTGGAGGCCGGGCAGGCGGTGGCGCTGGCCACCAAGGAGGCGATGGTCACCGCCGCACACCTGATGTGGGAGGCAGCCTCGCTGGGCGGCGGGCGCGTGGTGCCGATCGATTCCGAGCACACCGGGGTGTTCCAGTGCCTGACGGGCGAGGACATGGCGGACGTGGCCGAGGTGATCCTCACGGCGTCCGGCGGGCCGTTCCGCGAGGGCCCGGCCGACCTGAGCGGCGTGACGCCCGAGCAGGCCCTGCGGCACCCGTCGTGGAGCATGGGCCCGAAGGTCACGATCGACAGCGCCACTTTGATGAACAAGGGGTTGGAGGTCATGGAGTGCGCCAGCCTGTACGGCTTGCCGCTGTCGCAGGTGGGCGTGGTGGTGCACCCGCAGAGCCTGATCCACGCGGCGGTGCGCTTCCGCGACGGGAGCCTGAAGGCGCAGTTCGGCCCGACCGACATGCGCCTGCCCATCGCGTACGCCGTGGACGCCGCGCCGACCGGCATGACGCGCCCCGGGGACGTGCGCGGCGCGCGACGCGGGCGCGAGGTGGGCACGCACCTGGGCTGGCCGATGCGCGGCACCTGGGAGTTCCGCGAGCCGGACCTGGACCGCTTCCCGTGCCTGGGCCTCGCGTACCGCGCCGGGGAGGCCGGGGGGCTGCTGCCGGTCGCGCTGAACGCTGCCGACGAGGTGGCGGTGGACGCCTTCCTGGCCGGGCAGATCGGCTTCACGAACATCCCCAAGCTGCTGGAACGGGTGCTGGACGATACGCCCGCCGGGACCCTGACCTGGGACACGCTGGCCGAGACGGACGCCTGGGCGCGGGCGCGGGCGCGCGAACTCGCAGGCGCGGGGGTGCAGGCGTGA
- a CDS encoding ABC transporter ATP-binding protein has translation MTATMTTLASSTATTPTLSVHNLSRVYPSGDGQVQALAPFTHAFPPGLTAVVGPSGSGKSTLLNLLAGFDTPTTGHVQVGDTDLTALSETSRADLRLRHYGFVFQNHNLVSILSAQENVEFPLTLAGLPPRDRQARARELLALVGLERRADHLPSQLSGGEAQRVAIARALAGNPGVLLADEPTGNLDTRTGERILALLRGAADAGRTVVLITHDRDIAAQADHHLSVRDGVVTPG, from the coding sequence ATGACCGCCACCATGACCACGCTGGCCAGCAGCACTGCCACCACGCCCACCCTGAGCGTTCACAACCTGTCGCGCGTGTACCCCAGCGGGGACGGGCAGGTGCAGGCCCTGGCACCCTTCACGCATGCCTTCCCGCCCGGCCTGACCGCCGTCGTGGGCCCCTCGGGCAGCGGCAAGAGCACCCTGCTGAACCTCCTGGCGGGCTTCGACACGCCCACCACCGGCCACGTGCAGGTCGGCGACACCGACCTCACCGCCCTGAGTGAGACCAGCCGCGCCGACCTGCGGCTGCGGCACTACGGCTTCGTGTTCCAGAACCACAACCTCGTGAGCATTCTCAGCGCGCAGGAGAACGTCGAATTCCCCCTGACCCTGGCGGGCCTGCCCCCCCGTGACCGGCAGGCCCGCGCCCGCGAATTGCTGGCCCTGGTCGGCCTGGAGCGCCGCGCCGATCACCTGCCCAGCCAGCTGTCCGGCGGGGAGGCGCAGCGCGTCGCCATCGCCCGCGCGCTGGCCGGGAATCCGGGCGTGCTGCTGGCCGACGAACCCACCGGGAACCTCGATACCCGCACCGGTGAGCGCATCCTGGCGCTGCTGCGCGGCGCGGCCGACGCGGGCCGCACGGTCGTGCTGATCACCCACGACCGCGACATTGCCGCGCAGGCCGACCATCACCTCAGCGTGCGCGACGGGGTGGTCACGCCCGGCTGA
- the alr gene encoding alanine racemase yields the protein MTLAARAHAHISESALHSNLTHLSRRAGVPLLLPVKANAYGHGLREVVTLAARHPDVWGLAVATPREAAQVAALDTGRPVLLLTPPTPTEVPVLADLGVRLPVASLAEADALPAHARAHLKVDTGMNRLGARPEEAIRVGTRLAERGQLEGAYTHFATADEPDLSFAHEQLRRFQTVLNALPATPQPLLAHASNGGGILSFGALPGMRLARPGLASYGFAPAHLRDVLPLRPVMTLTAQVTHLHTAHAGETVSYNGLWRAQQDTRVATVGIGYADGYPRNATGHAQVLVAGQRRPVLGRICMDQLMVDVTGLTVQVGDPVILWNAHDLTVTDVAAWGDTIEYEVLTGLGDRIERRVAP from the coding sequence ATGACCCTCGCCGCCCGCGCCCACGCCCACATCTCCGAATCTGCCCTGCACAGCAACCTCACGCACCTGTCCCGCCGCGCCGGCGTGCCGCTGCTGCTGCCCGTGAAAGCCAACGCCTACGGGCACGGCCTGCGCGAGGTGGTCACCCTGGCCGCCCGCCACCCGGACGTGTGGGGCCTCGCGGTCGCCACGCCCCGCGAGGCCGCGCAGGTCGCCGCGCTGGACACCGGGCGGCCCGTGCTGCTCCTCACCCCACCCACCCCCACAGAGGTGCCCGTCCTGGCCGACCTGGGTGTCCGGTTGCCCGTCGCCTCACTGGCCGAGGCTGACGCCCTGCCCGCCCACGCCCGCGCGCACCTGAAGGTGGACACCGGCATGAACCGCCTGGGCGCCCGCCCCGAAGAGGCCATCCGGGTCGGCACCCGCCTCGCGGAACGCGGCCAGCTCGAAGGCGCGTACACCCACTTCGCCACCGCCGACGAACCGGACCTGAGCTTCGCGCACGAACAGCTGCGCCGCTTCCAGACCGTGCTGAACGCCCTGCCCGCCACGCCGCAGCCCCTGCTGGCCCACGCGTCCAACGGCGGCGGCATCCTGTCCTTCGGGGCGCTGCCCGGCATGCGCCTCGCCCGGCCCGGCCTCGCCTCCTACGGCTTCGCCCCCGCGCACCTGCGCGACGTGCTCCCCCTGCGCCCGGTCATGACCCTCACCGCGCAGGTCACGCATCTGCACACCGCCCACGCGGGCGAAACCGTCAGTTACAACGGCCTGTGGCGCGCCCAGCAGGACACCCGGGTCGCGACCGTCGGCATCGGCTACGCCGACGGGTACCCCCGCAATGCCACCGGCCACGCCCAGGTCCTCGTCGCGGGCCAGCGCCGCCCCGTCCTGGGCCGCATCTGCATGGATCAGCTCATGGTGGACGTGACCGGCCTGACCGTGCAGGTGGGCGACCCCGTCATCCTCTGGAACGCCCACGATCTGACCGTCACCGACGTCGCCGCCTGGGGCGATACCATCGAATACGAGGTCCTGACCGGCCTCGGCGACCGCATCGAGCGGCGCGTCGCCCCCTGA